A window from Synechococcus sp. RSCCF101 encodes these proteins:
- the acs gene encoding acetate--CoA ligase: MRREPSSTPADVTIESVLHEQRVFSPPADLAASARIGSMEAYQAMAREALEDPERFWGEAARRELHWFEPFHTVLDWSAPPTARWFEGGRTNLSTNCLDRHLKGPRADKCALIWEGEPGDVRRFTYRELHTEVCRAANALRGLGIGKGDLVALYMPMIPEAAIAMLACARIGAPHSVVFGGFSAEALRDRLVDGQARAVITADGGFRKDKAVALKPAVDAALADGACPSVEHVLVVQRTKEPVAMQEGRDLWWHDRVPGAGDTCAAEPMESEDRLFVLYTSGSTGKPKGVVHTTAGYNLWAHLTFQWIFDIREDDIYWCTADVGWITGHSYIVYGPLSNGATTVMYEGAPRPSKPGAFWELIEKHRITIFYTAPTAIRAFMKSGREVPDQSDLSSLRLLGTVGEPINPEAWMWYREVIGGDRCPVIDTWWQTETGGVMISPLPGATPTKPGSATLPLPGIDADVVDLDGHRAGTDEGGFLVVRRPWPGMMRTVHGNEKRFRESYWEHIRPEDGSHIYFAGDGARRDGDGYFWVMGRVDDVINVSGHRLGTMEIESALVSHPAVAEAAVVGRPDDLKGEAVVAFVMLEAGREGSDALARELRGHVGEEIGPIARPDEVRFSDGLPKTRSGKIMRRILRALAAGQEVQGDTSTLEDRSVLERLRG; this comes from the coding sequence GCCTATCAGGCCATGGCCCGGGAGGCCCTCGAGGACCCGGAGCGGTTCTGGGGCGAGGCGGCGCGCCGCGAACTGCACTGGTTCGAGCCCTTCCACACCGTTCTCGACTGGAGTGCGCCGCCCACGGCCCGCTGGTTCGAGGGAGGTCGCACCAACCTCTCCACCAACTGCCTCGATCGCCACCTCAAAGGACCCCGCGCCGACAAGTGCGCCCTGATCTGGGAGGGGGAGCCGGGTGATGTGCGCCGCTTCACCTACCGGGAGCTGCACACCGAGGTCTGCCGTGCCGCCAACGCGCTGCGCGGCCTGGGCATCGGAAAGGGCGACCTGGTGGCCCTCTACATGCCGATGATTCCGGAGGCCGCCATCGCGATGCTGGCCTGCGCCCGCATCGGCGCGCCCCACTCCGTCGTCTTCGGTGGCTTCTCGGCTGAAGCCCTGCGGGACCGGCTCGTCGATGGCCAGGCCAGGGCTGTGATCACCGCCGATGGCGGCTTCCGCAAGGACAAGGCCGTGGCCCTCAAGCCGGCCGTGGACGCGGCCCTGGCCGATGGTGCCTGTCCCTCGGTGGAGCACGTGCTGGTGGTGCAGCGCACCAAGGAGCCCGTGGCCATGCAGGAGGGGCGTGACCTCTGGTGGCACGACCGGGTGCCCGGGGCGGGCGACACCTGCGCGGCCGAGCCGATGGAGAGCGAGGACCGGCTCTTCGTGCTCTACACCTCCGGCTCGACCGGCAAGCCGAAAGGGGTGGTGCACACCACCGCCGGCTACAACCTCTGGGCCCATCTCACCTTCCAGTGGATCTTCGACATCCGCGAGGACGACATCTACTGGTGCACGGCCGACGTGGGCTGGATCACCGGCCACAGCTACATCGTCTACGGCCCCCTCTCGAACGGAGCCACCACGGTGATGTACGAGGGCGCGCCGAGACCGTCGAAGCCGGGTGCCTTCTGGGAGCTGATCGAGAAGCACCGGATCACCATCTTCTACACCGCGCCCACGGCGATCCGGGCCTTCATGAAGAGCGGCCGCGAGGTGCCCGATCAATCGGATCTCTCCAGCCTGCGTCTGCTGGGAACGGTGGGTGAGCCGATCAATCCCGAGGCCTGGATGTGGTATCGGGAGGTGATCGGGGGCGACCGCTGCCCGGTGATCGACACCTGGTGGCAGACGGAGACGGGTGGAGTGATGATCAGCCCGCTGCCGGGCGCCACACCCACCAAACCGGGATCGGCCACCCTGCCCCTGCCCGGCATCGACGCGGACGTGGTGGATCTCGATGGTCACCGGGCCGGCACCGACGAGGGGGGCTTCCTGGTGGTGCGCCGCCCCTGGCCGGGGATGATGCGCACGGTGCACGGCAACGAGAAGCGGTTCCGGGAGAGCTACTGGGAACACATCCGTCCCGAGGACGGCAGCCACATCTATTTCGCCGGCGATGGCGCCCGCCGCGACGGCGACGGCTACTTCTGGGTGATGGGCCGGGTGGATGACGTGATCAACGTCTCCGGGCACCGGCTGGGCACGATGGAGATCGAATCGGCCCTGGTCAGCCATCCGGCGGTGGCCGAGGCGGCCGTGGTGGGCCGTCCGGACGACCTCAAGGGTGAGGCGGTGGTGGCCTTCGTGATGCTGGAGGCCGGCCGCGAGGGCAGCGATGCCCTGGCCCGCGAGCTGCGCGGCCACGTGGGTGAGGAGATCGGCCCCATCGCCCGGCCCGACGAGGTGCGCTTCAGCGACGGCCTTCCCAAGACCCGCAGCGGCAAGATCATGCGCCGCATCCTGCGGGCCCTGGCGGCGGGTCAGGAGGTGCAGGGCGACACCAGCACCCTGGAGGACCGGAGCGTGCTGGAGCGGCTGCGCGGCTGA